The stretch of DNA CAAACTTCACCGATGTGTCTGTCCCCGGAGGCTGACATCTCTGTGTGTAGTTACTACTAAGTCAGGCGTTTGGTAAATGAAGGAATTCAGGGCTAAAAGGGTGTGCAAGGAAATGCAGGATTAATGTTCTTATTGTTATAATCACTTTATGTAACAGCTACTTGTAGGTAATGCGTGCAGAGGTGAAGACAGGAGACTCGCTTTAGgaaaataaatgtaggcttttattacagccaaagtgcaataaacaaaaaacacaggcTTTGCCTCAGCCAAGGTGCAGCAAAAAGCAGGTCAGCTATATACAGGATAGGGCTTTCCTAGGTCAAAGTTCCGTTTCCCCAGTGCATGGAAGTCCATATAGATCCGGTGTCCCCTGGCACCAAGGACACGTGGATATGGTCTGCACGCCCTGGTATCCCCAGGGGTCAAGGACACGCAAATGTGGTCTGTACACAGACCACGGAGAGACAGATACATGgttccctttcctgccttttaaCCTGCTTTTCTAGACACAGCTGGTCTTGTTAGTAGACCTGCCTtcctccaggcagggattaaccaCGGCCTGGCCGACACCCAAAAGCTCTACCTATTCTAAACAGGCTTGTCCCTGTTACACTGCTATTGCAAAATTAACAAAGAAAAGGACAATAAATGTAGCAAACATCATATTCTCTGTTTTACTCTGTTTCCCACAAACCCTTTTAGAGAGAATGAAGCTAGAGGATCAAAGTAAAATAAaggtgtagccaggtcatctgatggctactattctgcccttgggctggcagtaacccctggtacaatcaggttgccactagttgatatggggttttcctcctccgaggagctgcacttgagtgacagtgggtggcggtggcatcaggcctgggcataaccaatcatgagccagacctggtgtcCTCAGTACCGCCCCAAATTTGTTGGTTGTCCTTCCCcgctgaggaaggcaggtcacagagtggaaaggctgagattgggccttctccagtcctctaccCCTTGGGGGGATAGTGAGTGTGGACCATTCCTCTgccagggaggcagggaagagctaggatggctgcgggtgcccttggcctgtagtgacggtccaagGACCATCCTCGAGTGAATAGCTGAGagttactgcatcgggcagatcctgccttgttcctgtaactgtacagaagagtaataaacccgttccctgtttgcatatacctcctgcctggtgcgtgaccttactgggggggaggtaataagttctaccgtgggagatcaccttcagttcctggagcctactgCAGATgggggcgctgcactgctaaagagatatgtggggtatgaaccccagatcCTAGTCcagtgtccccactaccaccggcgtacgactcagctctcctgttgccagcaggtatcatgcaccacacgaccagtaatggccaaatctcccaccgggtggggaaaACACCGTTACAAAGGTAATGGCGTTAATTATCAGATGAAAGGTGCATAGTCCCAGTGCTTTCTATTTGATAATGTAGAAATGTAACAGAGTCTATTGTGCTTTTGAGGTgatattttccttttatttttatgaTATTGCAATCCTGAGATATCAGCATTCAAAGTCTTAGACTGTTGACCGAAATTAAGATGGCCGCCATTTCCCCCCATAGAAATCATAAAGGCGGATGCTTGAGTGACACatgcttatttgtttttttagcatttctaataatgattgaaaaaaacaaaagaaaaaaaagagcagTGTTGTATATTTTAAGCGTATTTCAATCTTATGCGCCGTcctaaaaaataaagaataacaccttttgggggggggggggggggtgcacctTTGGTGGGTGAGTGCATCTTGGGTGGGAGGTGCaccttgggggaggggggggggcagggtgcacCTTTAGTCATATGCTACTGAcctcagtttaaaaaaaaaatcagaaaagtcATTCAAATTGATATTTTTAAACTTTTGATGGGCTAGATACTTTGCAGTGTTTTTACAAGCTTAATTGCATCGCTTTTATGATGACACTATTTGCAAACtgttgtatacaggcataccccggtttaaggacactcactttaagtacactcacaagtaaggacatatcgcccaataagcaaacagcagctcacgcatgcgcctctcagcacgccctgaacagcaataccggctccctacctgtaccgcagCTGTGCGCACGCGGGGGGACTATTGAGCTTGgtgcaaatgcgttatttacatcagttatgcacgcatatgacgattgcagtacagtacatgcatcgataagtgggggaaagggagtgcgtcactttaagtacagttttgctttacatacatgctccggtcccattgcgtacgttaatgcggggtatgcccgtACACAGGTTTGATGTTTATCCAGACTTTTCACCTTAATTTGTTTGGCTAATAATGGCAGTACAATTCAATGAAAGACATCCTGGGGAAGAGCATCAGTGAAAACGTACTCACACAGAAGAGACCCCCAATCAATAGCATTTCCGACTATCtattgcaatgtttaaatgtGCATTCCCATATTAAAATAACAGGGATATGTTTATTAGTCTGAAACGGTGGGATGCCATAAAACAAGTACGGCAAAGTCCCACTTCAAAGACCAGCGATTCCCCATGAGGAGCATCTCACCTCCGATGACTCCTGCCAGGTATACGAGCCCAATGCGATGTCCTTTGTGAACCAGCTCCAATGGGATTCCAAGGACCAGCTGGACAAACAGGTTCCCGATGATGTGTTCAACTCTGCAAATGATAAGTAGGCATCACTGACCCGAGCGCACCGTGTGCTTAACTGTAAACCTATGGGTCCACTGGAAGTCACAGGGAGGGGCCACATGGTGTCAGTCTTTGTCTGTCGCTGGAGGAGGTTGGAGGAGGACTACCTCTTCCATTCCTGATACCAGGTGGCATGTCGTGAGACAGGACACGAGGTAGAGCGTACCACAAGTTAAATAGGTCAGCTAGTGCTAGTGTTATAtaaaggttaacataatagagGCTTTGTCTGTCACAAGATGCACTCGTGGCTATTTCATCTTCACTGTACTGTGTATGGGAGAGGTTTGTGTTTGTCACGTCATTGTGTTTACAGCCATTGACGGCTGCACAATACAGAATCAGTGATCAAGCTTAAAAGAATGAAAAAGCTGCCTCTGGGTGTGTCCCCTGACTGCACTTCCCTGTCCTAGGGTTCTCTGTACAAGCGGTGTACTGCACCATGCAACAGGCAGCTGCAAAAGGACTGATCCTTTCAAGAAAAGTAAATATACAGActctacaaatatatatatatatataaagtaaataTAAGAAAACAAGATTATATTAAATGTTGATGGACAGCATCTGACCTAGCAGTGTTATTTTGTAGCGGCTGGTGTTCATGCTCTAGAAGTAATTACATCCAGACCTTTAAGACCATTCAACCTATTAGagcaggggttgccaactccagtcctcaagggccaccaacatgtcaggttttaaggatatccctgcttcagcacaggtggcccaatcagtggcttagtctttgactgagccacctgtgctgaagctgggatattcttaaaacttgacctgttggtggcctttgaggactggagttggccaccccttggtGCAGAGCCTACTTATTCATGTGAAGCCATTGGGAAGCAATGTCAGAGAAGTATTCAGTTGAAGGGGGCTAATCTTTTTCTCTGTCCAGCACAAGGAAGACAACTTCACAGCACGGACCACAGAGAGAAGCTGAGAGTAATGTTCCTGCTCACCCAGCATGGACAAACATATAAGAAATGAATCTCCAGGCCTCCTCCCGCTTGTCGGCTCGGTATATTAAAGGGCTGTGCCACACCCCCGAATCCAGAGTGATCCACTGCTCCTGCGGCAGCCACACTGCATAGTAAATAAACACGGCCAGCTGAaacgagagagacacaccgaaCGTCGGACCACAAAACCCGCACTGTGTGGCATGACTGCGTAACCTCCTCGAGTTAACATGCAGTTTCCTGAAAACACAAGGACAGCGTCTCCGCCAGCGCAGAGCAATGCAAAGCCAGGCACACGCGGCAGGGATCCCTCCACCAATACATTTCTCTATCCAAGTCGTCTGCAGaagaatgtattttaaatgtatcgaAAAGTCATTTTCCAGACCGCCCACGCCATGGTGGTCATATGAGAGTGGCAGAATAAACTGCCGAAAGTCTTCAGGGCATAACCCGCTGCGGGCGATGTGGAGAGAGAAATCTGACGGGTGCCATTAAAAGGGTCCGAGTCCCAGGAGTCCTCTGGCGTGTGTAGGGTTTATGAAGAGGATTATTCCTGTGGCGCAACATGTCCGGAGGAAGAATTGTTATTGGACGTTTAGAAGTTTGGGAATTCTGTTATTGTATTAGCCGCTACCACCCCTGCTGAGTGACTGTTCCactaatccaccaccctttccattCTGGCTCTAGTACTTCTTTCTCTGAAACATGCTTTGTTCCTGTACATTGATGTATGTGAAACTTAGGGAGTGCACAGTGTTGGATTTCCCATCAGGCCCAATAGGCCCAGggcagcaaaaatgtccgcccccatatacagatgccgcgctcTCAGACCTATTGGGCCTGATGGgaatgcacttacatgtgttgggcgcctccttgctgccgcccttcttctctttctgaatcgcagcgtcaaatgacgccgcggacgtcaccaatgtgacatcacactgcGTCACGATGCCATGGAGCCCCCCGTCGAATGacatcgcgttaccatggcaacgtcgtgcaatgtcacgttggtgacgtccatgGTGTCATTTGACCCTGTGATccggggaggagaaggagggcggcagcaaggaggcgcccGCCACATGTAAGTGCCGAGGGGCGGCGGATCTTGAAATCCGCCGCTGGGACAGCACCACCCACATTAAAGGCTAAGTGAAACGAGAGATGGAGCTTCACATTATAGATTTCATGCCGCATAACTGGTACAATACTGGGGCAAAGAGACAGCTCCGGATTTATCAAACAAAAAAAGCTTCTTCTCAGAAAGTATTCACAGGTCCCCTATGCTGCGGAGCTGCTTCCCCATTGCTGCAAAGTTTAACCCCATTTAAATAATTAGGACTGAAATCTTCTTCAGCCCCAGGAAGAAAATTCAGGACATAGTACCAACATTTTGGGAATTTCTTAGAAGATAAATAGCTATTAGTCACAATATTTTTGGCAAGAACTAAAAATAGCCACTCTGCAAAAAGTACAGTCAAACAATACTTCAATAATTAAGAGCGGCAAAAATAAGATTTCATACAATTGTTtgtgttgtgcgtgtgtgtgtatatacagtacatagttacatagtacatagttacatagtacatagttacatagtagatgaggttgaaaaaaactctcaaaacctgagatctctgttctctccaagggactaacattctgtccccccaccaaactggatcaaatccaattgtactcagacctagaagaattcttcaggagactacgactgaaagaatacttccacaaaaaagagagcaTCCCCATAATGATGGAGAACAACAACAAGAAGAAGACCTACTTCACATCACCAACAGGACGCAACGTCAAACTAGACGGCTACATACAGAGCTTCAGATCGCGAGTTTCCTCACTAGCATCAgcacagcagaaaaaaacaatgtacaacctatcccccatggagagatctgctatcaaggaactgcgaaacaaccaacatcaaaccagcagataaaggaggcgcagtggtgcttatgaacacaaataaatacataggcaatagacaactcacagacaacacctactacaagaaactcacgcatgatccaacccaggaatatacaaagcaactcatgaatctcatcaaattattccctaaccacctgcaaccacaattgaagcaactaatacctgacaacccaggagttgggatcttctacatgcttcccaaaatccacaaaccaggaaaccccggcagaccaattataataggtatggatacactcacggaacaaatatcaggcttattggagaatatcctcaagcctttagtcagaagcaccaacagcttcatacaagataccacagattttcaataatcttaacaacatcaaccaactaccatccaacacactgctagttaccatggatgtagaatccctttacagcaacatcccccacaagcatggtattgaggcatgcctgcatttccttacaacatctcccctggatcagaaatacagcgctgatgtaattaccaaactgatagaatatatcctcacacacaactacttcagcttcaacaaggaaatgtatctACAACTAGtagggactgcaatgggtacaaagatggcaccgcaatatgccaatcttttcatggcaaatcttgaacaaagattcctaactgcATGCTCCCACAACCCCTACAAATActtcagatacattgatgacctgtttataatatggacagaggatgaaggaaacctaaaacaattccaccagtccctgaactcattccatccatcaattaaactcaaaatggattattctgcaaacctagtaaactttctagatacaacagtaacaaTGAAAAATGGTAAACTACACACATCTgaatacaagaaaccaacagacagatgcagttacctccacaactccagcttccatcccactcatacaaaacaaggtatcgtacacagccaggctataagataccgcCGCATATTCTCTGACActaaagacagaaacaggcatctcacaaccctgacagaatcgttcagacagaagggatacaaaccaaagaccatggccagaactattacatctgcactaaaagccccacaagAACACCttctacaatacagacagaaagaacctaccacacgcataccactagtggccacatacaaccctaccctagagggtatatgaaaaataatcaaagatctgcaacccatggcagaggatgcgacattaaaataaatcttccccaaacctcccattcttgcgttccggcaaccaccaaacctcaaacagaaattagtcaacagaaaacgtAATAACAAACTTATAGACattgataatggcacaaaaccgtgcaacaacacacgttgcaaactctgcaaacatatatgccaggatcccacagccagtcacaacaatggaacactcaatgttaaaggatcatacagctgcacatccaggaatatagtgtataggattcagtgcaacaaatgtgaccaaggatgctatattggggaaaccagcccaaaacttcaaggcagaatgaatatgcacagacactcaatacaacaccacgaagaaggaaaatactgctcaccagtgggacatcatttctcacaatcagatcattccataaatgatctaaaaaacaaaatcctcaatggaatgtttaaacgcacccaagaacggaaaacatttgcactcagaatgataagactctttgacaccaaaacaagaggacttaatgcggatatggggtttctcacacactcacaattgtttgtaattatcctgcctgcctctttGCCATTGTTCTTATCCacaacttccccccccccgcagcatccccttccccctccatgctgttacttgtcaccgttttattacccttccaatttCTTCAAACATCCATTTGTCACCCACCCGTATCTAAAtctctgtttttttctgctttccaaacctctgttttagccatagattcctttgtatatcagtattgctgacctgaagaagagaggagaactctcgaaagcttgtcctatgacaaattgttagtccaaataaaaaaagtatcaccgaatactgaagtactcatttattgtGCACCATTACCcacgggtatacactgataagtgtgcttttccaacaatgttttaaagactgcccatttatcttctacatttttccctgcaaattttttctcatatatatatatatatatatatatatatatatatatatatatatatatatatatatatatatatatatatataaatatatatatatatatataattatatatatatatatatatatatatatatatatatatatatatatatatatatatatatatagttgtatagTGCTAGCAATGTATGCATCACTATATCAAAACGATAAGGGtaaataatgtattataataataataataataaataataataatataacagtgCATCAAACATACAAGCACATGATCGGGAAGGGAATCCGTGCCCCGCTGAGCTTACATTCTAAGTGTTGTTTCAGTTTGTATTTTTTGTACTGTTTGAAACCTTGTGCTGAGAAGCCCTTGAAATATTGCAGGATCTGCTTTACCAGAATGCAGTTTTTTCCCTCACACAGTACAAAGTTTTTCTCTGGCCTCAGCTTGCACCCGCGTCAGATGTATGACACGGGTTAAGTGAACTGGTTACATTTTGATGCTGGCATGTTGGGTTTTTATAAGGTTAACCTCAGCTCCTGAGGATCAAACTGATGCATGTTAAACAGAAAACTGCACTAGTTATAGATGCAAAATGTGGTATATGCTATTACAATGTTGTGTCGAGTACACCTCCCCTAACTTCTCTAGGGACCCTGAgatgttggaaagcttgtaacataccaACTGCTCCTTGGTCCAACACAAGGTATCATACTCCCtaatccctttccctccccctcctttgttactacatggaagaaagaaccatcacggtcacccccccccccccccccttctttgccATCGAGATCCAAACAGGAACTGGAGCACAGCCTCACCAAAGCAATGTGGGATACCAGGAATAATTTCAGAGATTTATTGGATTAAAAGCACATAAGGACAAAGTCCTGACAAGCACTCTTGTTTTTCTCAAGATTTTCTAACTTCTCAAAATAACAtattacttattttttttattttttttccattttttaagTAATACCTTTCTATTTTCTCTGGGGTCCTGTATTATACTACCTTGCCTggtaataattgtttttttttttgcctttatcTCGTTGGCTAATGATGCCAGCAAAATTACTTTACATAAATCAACAAAAGAAACAATgtccttgtgtatatatatacagaataaataGTTTTAGCCTGAAAGAGATTAGTTAAGGACTGTAAAAACAACACAGCGCTTAAATACTAAaggagacattaaaaaaaatataaaattaaatacTTTAAcctatctatttttttttttttttgtaaacaaaATGTCAATTCAGTCATTGATAATTACCCTACCGGACAAGCCACTGCCATGATATATACTAGGGAGGACCACTCCTTTAAAATGAACACCAATGCTCTTAAAACTGTGCTACTGGTCCCTTCATCAGCCAAGACCTTTATTCAGTATGCTGCGaagctctcttcccctccctggagaagatttcagtcccattcatctGAATGGGGCTAAACTGTTCTCCAGCACTGGTAAAAGGCTTCATCATATTGGTTGATGAGTGAGAAAATGCTTGGTACTTCCACGTACCTCTGCGACGCTGATGAGGATAATGAATACAGGAGGGGGCAGGCAGTTGGCCCTCTTTAAGTAGGTGGGTCGGTGGTCTGTGGGAAGCATCCAGTTGGAGATGGTTTCGTGAATCTTGTCGCAGCAGGAAGCTGCTTTGTTTGGCTCTACGGTGACTTCTGTGTCATCTTCCCAAGTATCACGTGGAGTCATCCTTTCAAGCTCCATGGTGTCTGGGACCCAACGTACTACGCTGATGGAATATCACCTGTGTGGTGGACatgcattattattatcatttgtgaagcgccaacatattccgcagcgcggtacaatgggggtacagagttatgtatattacataaacagttacatacaggtgaggatggacatgcacaaacagatacaaagcgGTAATGAAGGCGatgctcatgagagcttacaatctagagggaatgagggacaatgttgatcAAGAAGCTACAGTGGCTGCTCtttgtaggataaggtgtggctcAGGTGAGACTATGGCCCAGTGTGATAGCTGAAGCCGGTAAGGTTTTTCTTCAGGGGGTGTTACATaaggtggagattggtccagccataCAGCTGGTCCCAGTGGCGTTGGGGGGCGAAGAGAGTTGGATGTTAGTAATATGGCGAGTAGGCTTCCATGAAAAGGTGAGCTTTTCAGGGAGTTATTAAACACCTGGAAGTTCTGGGTAGGGTACGTGGTGGGGAATTCCAGAGAAAGGGCAGCAGAGGACAAGTGTTGAAGGTGGGAGTGACAGGAGGTAATAAGGTGAGAGGAAAGGCGGATGTCGTGAGCAGAACATAAGATACCTTTAGGTATGTATTTGTGGATGAGATGTAAGGGGAGGAACTGTTGTTCAGACCTTTGTAAGTCATTACTAGGGTTTTACATTTCattctagaggctatgggaagctaGTGCAgagatatgcgtagtggagcagtagaagtggagctgtgagtgaggtacaggatatgggaagctggtgcagagatatgcgtagtggagcagtagaagtggagcggtgagtgaggtacaggatatgggaagctggtgtagggatatgcgtagtggagcagtagaagtggagcggtgagtgaggtacaggatatgggaagctggtgtagggatatgcatagtggagcagtagaagtggagcggtgagtgaggtacaggatatagGAAGCTGgtatagggatatgcgtagtggagcagtagaagtggagcggtgagtgaggtacaggatatgggaagctggtgtagggatatgcgtagtggagcagtagaagtggagcggtgagtgaggtacaggatatgggaagctggtgtagggatatgcgtagtggagcagtagaagtggagcggtgagtgaggtacaggatatgggaagctggtgtagggatatgcgtagtggagcagtagaagtggagcggtgagtgaggtacaggatatgggaagctggtgtagggctatgcgtagtggagcagtagaagtggagcggtgagtgaggtacaggatatgggaagctggtgtag from Ascaphus truei isolate aAscTru1 chromosome 6, aAscTru1.hap1, whole genome shotgun sequence encodes:
- the RHBDL2 gene encoding rhomboid-related protein 2 → MELERMTPRDTWEDDTEVTVEPNKAASCCDKIHETISNWMLPTDHRPTYLKRANCLPPPVFIILISVAELAVFIYYAVWLPQEQWITLDSGVWHSPLIYRADKREEAWRFISYMFVHAGVEHIIGNLFVQLVLGIPLELVHKGHRIGLVYLAGVIGGSLASSIFDPLLALVGASGGVYALIGGYFMNSIVNFKEMVPLCGIFRILLIVIIVLTDVGFAVYRRYIVHATGPQVSFVAHFAGGLAGMSIGYTVFSCFDGNLIKDPRFWICIAAYAAFVIFAVFFNIFLSPAH